A window of the Brassica napus cultivar Da-Ae chromosome A2, Da-Ae, whole genome shotgun sequence genome harbors these coding sequences:
- the LOC106409933 gene encoding probable inorganic phosphate transporter 1-6, with protein sequence MANEGQSSILGALDSAKTQWYHVTTVIISGMGFFTDSYDLFVISLITKLLGRIYYQKPGSSSPGSLPDGISATVSGVAFAGTFLGQIFFGCLGDKLGRKRVYGLTLVIMTVCSICSGLSLGTDPKSVMTTLCFFRFWLGFGIGGDYPLSATIMSEYANKRTRGAFIASVFAMQGVGILAAGGVSLLVSYIFELHFPSPAYMVDPATSTVPQADYVWRIILMLGAIPALLTYYWRVKMPETARYTSLIAKKSEQAASDMAKVLNVDIEASSAKHDQARFSSDEFGLFSAKFLRRHGLHLLATTTTWFLLDIAFYSQNLFQKDIFTTIGWLPPPKTMNAIQELFMISKAQFLIALCGTVPGYIATIATIDWMGRFKIQVFGFFMMMLCLIGLGLPYHHWTLPHNRIGFIVLYSLTFFFCNFGPNATTFIVPAEIFPARLRSTCHGISAASGKAGAMVGSFGFAALVKAIGMRNTLLVMAGISLVGMLLTLFLVPEPKGKSLEDLSGEAEPEKIKDTIVV encoded by the coding sequence ATGGCTAACGAAGGACAAAGCAGCATTTTGGGAGCTCTTGACAGTGCAAAGACTCAATGGTATCACGTTACGACGGTCATAATCTCCGGTATGGGTTTCTTTACGgactcatacgatctctttgtgatATCTCTCATCACGAAGCTCCTCGGGCGGATCTACTATCAGAAACCTGGCTCGTCCTCTCCGGGAAGCCTCCCTGACGGTATCTCTGCCACAGTAAGCGGTGTGGCTTTTGCCGGAACGTTTCTCGGACAGATTTTCTTCGGGTGTCTAGGAGACAAGCTGGGCCGTAAGAGAGTCTACGGCTTGACTCTCGTGATCATGACCGTGTGCTCCATTTGCTCTGGTCTTTCACTTGGCACCGACCCCAAATCTGTCATGACGACGCTGTGCTTCTTCCGCTTCTGGCTAGGGTTTGGCATTGGTGGTGACTATCCTCTGTCGGCTACGATCATGTCCGAGTATGCCAACAAGCGTACCCGTGGTGCGTTCATAGCATCGGTTTTCGCTATGCAAGGGGTTGGGATCTTAGCCGCAGGAGGTGTTTCGTTACTCGTCTCATACATTTTCGAGCTTCATTTTCCATCTCCAGCTTATATGGTCGACCCGGCCACCTCCACCGTCCCGCAGGCAGATTACGTTTGGAGGATCATCCTGATGTTAGGAGCCATACCGGCTCTCCTTACTTACTACTGGCGTGTGAAGATGCCTGAAACCGCTCGTTACACTTCTCTAATCGCTAAGAAGTCGGAGCAAGCTGCTTCGGATATGGCTAAGGTTCTTAATGTAGACATTGAGGCCTCTTCCGCGAAGCATGACCAAGCTAGGTTTTCTTCAGACGAGTTTGGCTTGTTCTCCGCGAAATTCCTCCGCCGCCACGGACTTCACCTACTCGCAACAACAACCACATGGTTCCTCCTCGACATAGCTTTCTACAGCCAAAACCTCTTCCAGAAAGATATCTTCACCACCATTGGTTGGTTACCCCCACCAAAAACCATGAACGCAATCCAAGAGCTCTTCATGATCTCTAAGGCACAATTTTTAATAGCTCTTTGCGGTACCGTTCCTGGTTACATTGCTACCATAGCTACCATCGACTGGATGGGACGGTTCAAGATTCAGGTCTTTGGATTCTTCATGATGATGCTTTGCTTGATTGGTCTAGGCTTACCGTACCACCATTGGACCTTACCTCATAACCGGATTGGTTTCATTGTTCTCTACTCTCtcacttttttcttttgtaacttCGGACCTAACGCAACTACTTTCATTGTCCCTGCTGAGATTTTTCCGGCTAGACTTAGGTCCACTTGTCATGGTATCTCGGCGGCTTCCGGTAAAGCCGGTGCGATGGTTGGGTCTTTCGGTTTTGCTGCTTTGGTGAAAGCTATTGGGATGAGGAACACGTTACTAGTCATGGCAGGAATCAGTCTTGTTGGCATGTTGTTGACGTTGTTTCTTGTTCCGGAGCCTAAGGGAAAATCGCTTGAGGATCTTTCCGGGGAAGCTGAACCGGAGAAAATCAAGGACACAATTGttgtttag
- the LOC106411197 gene encoding casein kinase 1-like protein 8 — translation MDRVVGGKYKLGRKLGSGSFGELFLGVNVQNGEEVAVKLEPARARHPQLHYESKLYMLLQGGTGIPHLKWYGVEGEYNCMVIDLLGPSLEDLFNYCSRRFNLKTVLMLADQMLNRVEFMHVRGFLHRDIKPDNFLMGLGRKANQVYIIDYGLAKKYRDLQTHKHIPYRENKNLTGTARYASVNTHLGIEQSRRDDLESLGYVLMYFLRGSLPWQGLRAGTKKQKYDKISEKKRLTPVEVLCKSFPPEFTSYFLYVRSLRFEDKPDYPYLKRLFRDLFIREGYQFDYVFDWTILKYPQFGSSSSSSSKPRSSLRPALNPPVPSGERPSAAGQDSRDRFSGALEAYARRNGSGSGAVQADRSRPRTSDNVLASSKDTPPQNYERVERPISSTRHASSSRKAIVSSVRATSSADFTENRSARVVPNNGRSSTAQRIHLVPDSTSRPSSSFTRAAPSRTARDSMLQSFELLTIGNGKRK, via the exons ATGGATCGTGTGGTTGGTGGAAAATATAAGCTGGGACGTAAACTAGGGAGTGGATCATTTGGTGAACTCTTTCTAGGAGTGAATGTTCAAAATGGAGAAGAAGTTGCTGTCAAGCTT GAACCTGCACGAGCTAGGCACCCTCAGCTTCATTATGAGTCAAAGCTCTATATGCTTCTTCAAGGAGGAA CTGGTATTCCGCATTTAAAATGGTACGGTGTGGAGGGTGAATACAACTGCATGGTGATTGACCTTCTGGGCCCTAGCCTCGAGGATTTGTTTAATTATTGCAGTCGGAGGTTCAATCTTAAGACTGTTCTTATGCTCGCTGATCAGATG TTAAATCGGGTCGAGTTTATGCATGTCCGCGGATTTCTTCATCGTGATATTAAGCCGGACAACTTTTTAATGGGTCTTGGACGCAAAGCAAACCAG GTGTACATCATTGACTACGGGCTTGCCAAAAAGTATAGAGATCTTCAAACTCATAAGCACATTCCCTACAG GGAAAACAAGAATCTGACCGGAACAGCTCGATATGCAAGTGTTAACACTCATCTTGGAATTG AGCAAAGTAGGAGAGACGATCTGGAATCTCTTGGCTATGTGCTTATGTATTTTCTTCGAGGaag TCTGCCTTGGCAAGGCCTTCGTGCTGGTACCAAAAAGCAGAAGTATGACAAGATCAGTGAAAAGAAAAGGCTTACACCTGTTGAG GTTCTCTGTAAATCATTTCCACCTGAGTTCACATCATACTTTCTCTATGTACGATCATTGCGGTTTGAAGACAAACCAGATTATCCATACCTAAAGAGGCTTTTTAGGGATCTCTTTATTCGAGAAG GTTATCAGTTTGACTATGTATTTGATTGGACAATCTTGAAATATCCGCAGTTCGGCTCTAGTTCCAGCTCTAGCTCAAAACCAAGA TCGAGCCTTAGACCAGCCCTGAATCCTCCTGTGCCATCCGGAGAGAGACCTTCGG CTGCTGGACAAGACAGCCGCGACAGATTCTCGGGAGCTTTGGAGGCATATGCTAGAAGAAATGGCTCAGGAAGCGGTGCGGTGCAGGCTGATCGATCGAGACCAAGAACCTCAGATAATGTATTAGCATCATCAAAGGACACACCACCA caAAACTACGAGAGGGTTGAGAGACCAATTTCTTCAACCAGACACGCAAGTTCTTCAAGAAAAGCCATTGTCTCAAGCGTTCGAGCCACTTCCTCAGCTGATTTCACTGAGAACCGCTCGGCCAGAGTTGTCCCTAACAATGGCCGTTCCTCAACCGCTCAAAGGATTCACCTTGTACCTGACTCGACCTCTAGACCATCGTCCTCTTTCACCCGGGCTGCACCATCCAGGACTGCTCGCGACAGCATGCTCCAGAGCTTTGAGCTACTCACGATAGGGAATGGGAAGAGGAAGTGA
- the LOC106408421 gene encoding probable inorganic phosphate transporter 1-3 → MAEQQLGVLKALDVAKTQLYHFTAIVIAGMGFFTDAYDLFCVSLVTKLLGRLYYFNPLSEKPGSLPPHVAAAVNGVALCGTLAGQLFFGWLGDKLGRKKVYGITLIMMIVCSVASGLSFGNKAKGVMTTLCFFRFWLGFGIGGDYPLSATIMSEYANKKTRGAFIAAVFAMQGVGILAGGFVALAVSSIFDKKFPAPTYAVNRALSTPPQADYIWRIIVMFGALPAALTYYWRMKMPETARYTALVAKNIKQATQDMSKVLQVELEMEERAEDIVQDPRLNYGLFSKEFAKRHGLPLLGCTSTWFLLDIAFYSQNLFQKDIFSAIGWIPKAATMNGIHEVFMIARAQTLIALCSTVPGYWFTVAFIDIMGRFAIQLMGFFMMTVFMFAIAFPYDHWIKPDNRIGFVVMYSLTFFFANFGPNATTFIVPAEIFPARLRSTCHGISAATGKAGAIVGAFGFLYAAQPQDKTKTDAGYPPGIGVKNSLIMLGVINFVGMLFTFLVPEPKGKSLEELSGETEVEK, encoded by the exons ATGGCTGAACAACAACTAGGAGTGCTGAAGGCACTTGATGTTGCGAAAACGCAACTTTACCATTTCACGGCGATTGTAATAGCCGGAATGGGTTTCTTCACAGATGCTTATGATCTGTTTTGCGTATCATTGGTGACCAAGCTTCTTGGCCGCCTCTATTACTTCAATCCACTGTCAGAGAAGCCTGGCTCACTTCCCCCTCATGTTGCGGCTGCGGTCAACGGTGTGGCTCTCTGTGGGACCCTTGCTGGTCAGCTATTCTTTGGATGGCTAGGTGACAAACTTGGTAGGAAAAAAGTGTATGGTATCACATTGATCATGATGATCGTGTGCTCCGTTGCTTCTGGTCTCTCTTTCGGTAACAAAGCCAAGGGTGTCATGACCACTCTTTGCTTCTTCAG GTTTTGGCTGGGATTTGGTATTGGAGGTGACTACCCTCTTTCTGCCACCATTATGTCTGAATACGCTAACAAGAAGACCCGTGGTGCTTTCATCGCTGCCGTGTTCGCCATGCAAGGTGTCGGGATCTTGGCCGGAGGTTTCGTGGCGCTTGCAGTATCTTCCATATTTGACAAGAAATTCCCAGCTCCAACATATGCAGTCAACAGGGCTCTCTCAACGCCTCCTCAAGCTGATTATATTTGGAGAATCATCGTCATGTTTGGTGCTCTACCCGCAGCCTTGACTTATTACTGGCGTATGAAAATGCCAGAAACTGCTCGTTACACTGCTTTGGTTGCCAAGAACATCAAACAGGCGACACAAGATATGTCCAAGGTTTTACAAGTGGAACTTGAGATGGAGGAAAGAGCTGAAGATATCGTTCAAGACCCTAGACTTAACTATGGCTTGTTCTCCAAGGAGTTCGCCAAACGACATGGCCTTCCCCTCCTCGGATGTACCTCGACTTGGTTCTTGCTTGACATTGCCTTCTATAGCCAAAACTTGTTCCAAAAGGATATTTTCTCCGCTATCGGATGGATTCCAAAGGCAGCAACCATGAACGGAATCCACGAGGTTTTCATGATCGCCAGGGCACAAACCCTCATTGCACTTTGCAGTACCGTCCCTGGTTACTGGTTCACGGTCGCGTTTATTGATATTATGGGAAGGTTTGCAATCCAGTTAATGGGATTCTTCATGATGACCGTTTTTATGTTTGCCATTGCCTTTCCCTACGACCACTGGATTAAACCGGACAACCGTATCGGTTTCGTGGTCATGTACTCCCTCACTTTCTTCTTTGCTAACTTTGGACCAAATGCAACCACTTTCATTGTCCCAGCCGAGATCTTCCCTGCCAGGCTAAGGTCCACATGCCATGGTATATCAGCCGCAACAGGTAAGGCTGGAGCCATTGTGGGAGCTTTTGGATTCTTATACGCAGCTCAGCCACAAGACAAGACCAAGACGGACGCAGGATACCCACCGGGTATTGGAGTCAAGAATTCGTTGATCATGCTTGGTGTCATTAACTTTGTTGGTATGCTCTTCACCTTCCTCGTCCCTGAGCCCAAGGGTAAGTCCCTTGAAGAGCTCTCCGGAGAGACTGAAGTTGAAAAATGA
- the LOC106408420 gene encoding probable inorganic phosphate transporter 1-3 gives MAEQQLGVLKALDVAKTQLYHFTAIVIAGMGFFTDAYDLFCVSLVTKLLGRLYYFNPLSEKPGSLPPHVAAAVNGVALCGTLAGQVFFGWLGDKLGRKKVYGITLIMMILCSVASGLSFGNKAKGVMTTLCFFRFWLGFGIGGDYPLSATIMSEYANKKTRGAFIAAVFAMQGIGILAGGFVALAVSSIFDKKFPAPTYAVNRALSTPPQADYIWRIIVMFGALPAALTYYWRMKMPETARYTALVAKNIKQATQDMSKVLQVELEMEERAEDIVKDPRLNYGLFSKEFLRRHGLPLLGCTSTWFLLDIAFYSQNLFQKDIFSAIGWIPKASTMNAVHEVFKIARAQTLIALCSTVPGYWFTVAFIDIIGRFAIQLMGFFMMTVFMFAIAFPYDHWIKPDNRIGFVVMYSLTFFFANFGPNATTFIVPAEIFPARLRSTCHGISAATGKAGAIVGAFGFLYAAQPQDKTKTDAGYPPGIGVKNSLIMLGVINFVGMLFTFLVPEPKGKSLEELSGETEVEK, from the exons ATGGCTGAACAACAACTAGGAGTGCTCAAGGCACTTGATGTTGCGAAGACGCAGCTTTACCATTTCACGGCAATTGTCATCGCTGGTATGGGTTTCTTTACCGATGCATACGATCTCTTCTGCGTCTCTTTGGTGACCAAGCTCCTTGGCCGTCTCTACTACTTCAACCCGTTGTCAGAAAAGCCTGGCTCACTTCCCCCTCATGTTGCGGCGGCCGTCAATGGTGTGGCCCTCTGTGGAACCCTTGCTGGTCAAGTCTTCTTCGGATGGCTTGGTGACAAGCTCGGGAGAAAAAAAGTTTACGGTATCACTTTAATCATGATGATTTTGTGCTCTGTCGCTTCCGGTCTCTCCTTTGGTAACAAAGCCAAAGGTGTCATGACCACTCTTTGCTTCTTTAG GTTTTGGCTGGGATTCGGTATCGGAGGTGACTACCCTCTTTCCGCCACTATCATGTCTGAATACGCAAATAAGAAGACCCGAGGTGCTTTCATAGCTGCCGTGTTCGCTATGCAAGGTATTGGTATCTTGGCCGGAGGGTTTGTGGCACTTGCGGTATCTTCCATATTCGACAAGAAGTTCCCAGCACCAACCTATGCTGTCAACAGAGCTCTCTCAACGCCTCCTCAAGCTGATTACATTTGGAGAATCATCGTCATGTTTGGTGCTCTACCCGCAGCCTTGACATACTACTGGCGAATGAAAATGCCAGAAACCGCTCGGTACACCGCTTTGGtggcaaaaaatattaaacaagcAACACAAGACATGTCCAAGGTTTTACAAGTGGAGCTTGAAATGGAGGAAAGAGCGGAGGATATCGTTAAAGACCCAAGACTTAACTATGGCTTATTCTCCAAAGAATTCCTTAGACGCCATGGTCTTCCCCTCCTTGGATGTACATCCACTTGGTTCTTGCTTGACATTGCCTTTTACAGCCAAAATTTGTTCCAAAAAGATATCTTCTCGGCTATCGGGTGGATCCCAAAGGCATCAACCATGAATGCCGTCCATGAAGTTTTCAAGATTGCTAGGGCACAGACTCTCATCGCGCTCTGCAGTACTGTCCCTGGCTACTGGTTCACGGTTGCATTCATTGATATCATTGGAAGATTTGCGATCCAGCTAATGGGATTCTTCATGATGACCGTGTTTATGTTTGCCATTGCCTTCCCTTACGACCACTGGATCAAACCAGACAACCGCATCGGATTCGTGGTTATGTACTCTCTCACTTTCTTCTTTGCCAATTTTGGACCAAATGCGACAACCTTCATTGTACCAGCTGAGATCTTCCCGGCTAGGCTAAGATCCACATGCCATGGAATATCAGCAGCGACAGGTAAAGCTGGAGCCATCGTGGGAGCTTTCGGGTTCTTATACGCAGCTCAGCCCCAGGACAAGACCAAGACCGACGCAGGGTACCCACCAGGCATTGGAGTCAAGAACTCACTGATCATGCTTGGTGTCATTAACTTTGTCGGTATGCTCTTCACGTTCCTTGTTCCTGAGCCCAAGGGAAAGTCCCTCGAAGAACTCTCCGGTGAGACTGAGGTTGAGAAATGA